A genomic region of Parus major isolate Abel chromosome 14, Parus_major1.1, whole genome shotgun sequence contains the following coding sequences:
- the COPS3 gene encoding COP9 signalosome complex subunit 3 isoform X7 — translation MASALEQFVNSVRQLSAQGQMTQLCELINKSGELLAKNLSHLDTVLGALDVQEHSLGVLAVLFVKFSMPSIPDFETLFSQVQLFISTCNGEHIRYATDTFAGLCHQLTNALVERKQPLRGISILRQAIDKMQMNTNQLTSIHADLCQLCLLAKCFKPALPYLDVDMMDICKENGAYDAKHFLCYYYYGGMIYTGLKNFERALYFYEQAITTPAMAVSHIMLESYKKYILVSLILLGKVQQLPKYTSQIVGRFIKPLSNAYHELAQVYSTNKPSELRNLVNKHSETFTRDNNMGLVKQCLSSLYKKNIQRLTKMLKCIELDERLKAMDQEITVNPQFVQKSMGSQEDDSGTKPSSYS, via the exons ATGGCGTCGGCCCTGGAGCAGTTCGTCAACAGCGTCCGGCAGCTCTCGGCCCAGG ggcAAATGACCCAGCTTTGTGAACTGATCAATAAAAGTGGAGAGCTGCTAGCAAAAAATCTTTCTCATCTGGATACAGTGCTTGGTGCCCTGGATGTACAGGAACACTCACTAGGTGTTCTTGCTGTCTT gtTTGTGAAGTTTTCTATGCCCAGCATCCCTGACTTCGAAACGTTATTCTCACAGGTGCAGCTTTTTATCAGCACTTGCAATGGAGAACACATTAGATATGCAACAGACACTT TTGCTGGCCTGTGCCACCAGTTAACAAATGCCCTTGTGGAGAGAAAACAG CCCCTGCGAGGAATTAGCATTCTCAGACAAGCCATAGACAAGATGCAGATGAACACAAACCAGCTGACCTCAATACATGCAGATCTCTGCCAG cTCTGTTTGTTAGCAAAATGCTTTAAACCTGCCCTCCCGTATCTAGATGTGGACATGATGGATATTTGTAAAGAGAATGGGGCATATGATGCGAAGCACTTTTTATGTTACTACTACTATGGTGGGATGATATACACTGGGCTAAAGAACTTTGAAAGAGCACTCTACTTTTATGAACAG GCAATAACTACTCCAGCAATGGCAGTCAGTCATATTATGTTGGAATCATATAAAAAGTATATTCTAGTTTCTTTGATACTACTTGGTAAAGTTCAGCAGCTACCAAAATACACTTCCCAGATAGTTGGTAGATTCATTAAG CCTCTTAGCAATGCTTACCATGAATTAGCGCAAGTTTATTCAACCAATAAACCCTCGGAGCTTCGAAATCTGGTGAACAAACACAGTGAAACTTTCACAAGAGATAACAATATGGGGCTGGTTAAGCAATGCTTGTCATCCCTCTACAAAAAGAATATTCAGAGGCTAACCAAG atgCTGAAATGTATAGAGCTCGATGAACGACTGAAAGCCATGGATCAAGAGATCACTGTGAACCCTCAGTTTGTGCAGAAG AGTATGGGCTCTCAAGAAGATGACTCAGGGACCAAACCATCCAGTTATTCTTGA
- the COPS3 gene encoding COP9 signalosome complex subunit 3 isoform X8 gives MASALEQFVNSVRQLSAQGQMTQLCELINKSGELLAKNLSHLDTVLGALDVQEHSLGVLAVLFVKFSMPSIPDFETLFSQVQLFISTCNGEHIRYATDTFAGLCHQLTNALVERKQAITTPAMAVSHIMLESYKKYILVSLILLGKVQQLPKYTSQIVGRFIKPLSNAYHELAQVYSTNKPSELRNLVNKHSETFTRDNNMGLVKQCLSSLYKKNIQRLTKTFLTLSLQDMASRVQLSGPQEAEKYVLHMIEDGEIFASINQKDGMVCFHDNPEKYNNPAMLHNIDQEMLKCIELDERLKAMDQEITVNPQFVQKSMGSQEDDSGTKPSSYS, from the exons ATGGCGTCGGCCCTGGAGCAGTTCGTCAACAGCGTCCGGCAGCTCTCGGCCCAGG ggcAAATGACCCAGCTTTGTGAACTGATCAATAAAAGTGGAGAGCTGCTAGCAAAAAATCTTTCTCATCTGGATACAGTGCTTGGTGCCCTGGATGTACAGGAACACTCACTAGGTGTTCTTGCTGTCTT gtTTGTGAAGTTTTCTATGCCCAGCATCCCTGACTTCGAAACGTTATTCTCACAGGTGCAGCTTTTTATCAGCACTTGCAATGGAGAACACATTAGATATGCAACAGACACTT TTGCTGGCCTGTGCCACCAGTTAACAAATGCCCTTGTGGAGAGAAAACAG GCAATAACTACTCCAGCAATGGCAGTCAGTCATATTATGTTGGAATCATATAAAAAGTATATTCTAGTTTCTTTGATACTACTTGGTAAAGTTCAGCAGCTACCAAAATACACTTCCCAGATAGTTGGTAGATTCATTAAG CCTCTTAGCAATGCTTACCATGAATTAGCGCAAGTTTATTCAACCAATAAACCCTCGGAGCTTCGAAATCTGGTGAACAAACACAGTGAAACTTTCACAAGAGATAACAATATGGGGCTGGTTAAGCAATGCTTGTCATCCCTCTACAAAAAGAATATTCAGAGGCTAACCAAG acatttttaacATTGTCATTACAAGACATGGCAAGTCGAGTGCAGCTGTCGGGGCcccaagaagcagaaaaatacgTCCTCCACATG ATAGAAGATGGTGAAATCTTTGCAAGTATTAATCAGAAAGATGGTATGGTCTGTTTCCATGATAATCCTGAAAAATATAACAATCCAGCTATGCTTCATAACATTGATCAGGAG atgCTGAAATGTATAGAGCTCGATGAACGACTGAAAGCCATGGATCAAGAGATCACTGTGAACCCTCAGTTTGTGCAGAAG AGTATGGGCTCTCAAGAAGATGACTCAGGGACCAAACCATCCAGTTATTCTTGA